The sequence GGGCGAGGCCGAGGGCGAAGATGGCGGGGATGGCCAGGAGGGCGAGGAGCCGTCCTCTCCATCCGGTCGAGGCCCGCCAGGCGAAGCGCAGGGCCATGAGGCCCAGAGCGACCGGCATCACAAGCTCGCTGACCCACTCCGGGATCCCGTTGGGTAGGACGTTTCCTTGCTGCCGATTGGCGCCGATCAGGCCCAGGGATGCGTAGGTCAGGACGGCCACCGTCGCCGCGGAGATTGCGGCGGCCATGACGCGGCCCACGCGGCGAACCCGTCCCTCCCCGAATAACTCGGCCGTAGAAAGGGTCAAGTGCCTCCCCTCGCGGGTGGCGAGGAGGCCGCCCAGGAAGGCCAGCCACAGGGTGAGCTGCTGCAGATAGGCGGCGCCCCCCGGAACATGGAAGCCGCCCAGGGGGCGTCCCAGCATGTTCACCAGGGGCAGCAACGCGGCCAGGGCCAAGGCCGCGATCAGCGTCCACTCCTCCAACCGGCGGAGCGCGGCCGGGAGAGTCAACGGCTGGCCGCGCCGCCGCGCTTGCGGTACTCGTCCCGATAGCGCAAAGCCGCGTCGAAGGCTTCCGCGGGCACGATCTGCCCACGGATCTTCGGGTACATTGCCTCAGTCAGCTTGTACCACTCGGCCCTCTGTTTGGGGCTCACGGGAACCACAGTGACCCCCCGCTTCTTCATCGCCTCCACGTCCTTGGCCTCGCTCTGCCGGACCTCCTGCTGCAACCGCCGGCCGGCTTCGCGCGTGGCCTCCATCATGGCGGGCCTGAGGTCGGCGGGGATTTTCTCCCAGGTGGACTTGGTGATCAGGGTCGCGCCCAACAGGAGCTGCCAGCGCAGGTCGGTCATGTTTCGCGCGTAGTTGAAGAACTGGGAGATCACCGCCACCTGAGGCGGGGAGCCGAGCGCGTTCACGAGACCGGTTTGGAGGGCGGTGGAAATCTCCGTGGAGGGGAGGGGCACGGGATTGAAGCCCGCCGAGCGCCACACCTCCACCGCCTGGGTGTCCCCCGCCCAGGAGAAGAGCTTGAGGGCGCGCAGGTCGTCGGGAACCGCCACCGGTTTCTGGGTGAAGAAGTGGACCCAGCCGCCGTCCGCCCAGTTCAGGACGATGAAGCCCTTCGCCTCGAGGCTCGCCTCCAGCCGAGGTTGCATCTTCTCCAGAACGTAATAGACCTCCTCGTAGGAGTCGTACATCAGGGGGACCCCGAGGGCGTAGACGGACTTGTCGATCTCAGCCACCCCCACTTCGGTGAGCACGCCCGCGTTCAGCGTCTCCAGCCGCATCTTGCGGACCACGTCGGGGTCGTCGCCGGCCACGCCCCCCGGGAAGAGACGGACCACCACCCGCCCCCCGGAGATCGTCTTCCACTTCTCCAGCGTCTCCTTGAGGACCAGGTGCCAAGACGACCCCTCGGGCACGAGCGTCGCCATGCGCACGATCAGGGGAGCCTGGGCGGCGGCCCCGGGCATGGCGCGGACCGCGAGGGTGGCCCCCGCGAGCGCGCCCGCCGCGGCCAGTGCCGCCGCGCGTGCCAACCTCGTTCTGGGAAAGAGTCGATGCATGAAATCTCCCTACTCGATGAAGAGCTCGTCGACGCGGGACAGGAGCCAGCGCGCCCGCCTCTGGGCGAGCAGGTTGGCCAGCCGCTGGTTGGTCGCCTTGTTCGCGTCCACCGCCAGGGCCTTCTGCAGGAGGGCCACGAACTCCTTCCGGTCCTGCCGTGAAACCGCAGCGCTCTCAGCGTAGGTCACATAGGGCCAGGCCCGCTGTCCCTTGGAGAGCTCGAGGGACCGCTCCAGGTGCTGGCGGGCTCGCTCCAGGGAGCCTCCGACCGAGGCCCGGCCGGCCTCGTAAGCGATGAAGAAGTCGTGCGCGGAGCCCAGATCGTACCCCTCGTCCAGCTCGAGCGACCGCTTCATCAGGGCCTCGGCCAGGCGCTGGTCGGCGGAGAGCTCGGAGTCGTTGATGGAGATGGAGATCGCCGCGCCCCAGGCGTTGGCCGTCCAGTAGAGCAGGGGTACGTGCTGCTTACGGGTGCTCTGCAGCGCCGCGGACGGGTCGGCGCGCAGCCGGTCACGAAAGCCAGGGAAATCCACCTCCAACCCCCGGAGGCCATACTCGAGGGCCCGCAGGTACAGCTTCCGGGCCCGCGTGCGCAAGGCCGTGGCCCGGGCGAGGTCCTGGGCCTCGATGAAGTCCCCCTCTTCCTGGACGAAGGCATAGGCGTACTGCGTGAAGCCGCTGGCCGTCGCGTAGAGGAGCCCCTTGTGGCGGGGCGACTCCAAGAGGAGGCCCTCCATGGTCTTGAGACCAAAGGGTATAGCGTCCCGAACCAGCTCCGGGTCCTCGTCGGAGGCGAAGTTCGAGCCTCCTTTGGCGAGTGCGTTCCCCAGCGAATTCACGGCGATCGATCGGAGAGAGCAACCGGGAAGGGCGAGGGCGGACACGGTGAACGCGACGGCGAGCAGGGTCGGGTTGTCCCGCTTCATCCTCCTCCTTGCGCTTCCGATTGTAGCATCCGTCCGCGCGCGCTCCCGCCGCCGCCTGGCGGGCCCGAAGGACCCGGTCCACCATGACCGCGCTCGGGCCCGGCCTCGGCGGAGGGGTGGTGCGGAGGGCGCCCCGGCCCCCGGCCGGCCGTCATCGCTTGGCCCAGAGGAGGATCCGCTTGTAGGGAAGGAAGTAGGGACGACTGTCCGCCAGGGCGGGGAGGAGCCGCTCCCGATAGCGCTCTTGGAAGAGCGAAAAAAGATCGGGGGAGAGGCGCTGCTGATAGTCGGTGAGGAGCGTTCCCTTCGTCCACTCCACGACCTCCTCGCGCGACTTCAGCCGATGTCCGTAGACCTGGAGCCGAACCTGCTGCTCTTGATAGGCCAGCCGATCCAGGCTGAGCGCATACTCCTCGGGCGGCAGGACGGGCGAACGCCGAACGTATCCCCCGAGTGCTTCTCGAAAGGGGGCCTCCCCCGCTACTTGGGCGGCTACCGTCTGCGAGAGATGGTCGTGGTTCGCGGGCACCTGGATGGCGAGTTGTCCGCCAGGTGCGAGCAGGCTCGCTAGGGAGCGCAGGAGGTGGTCGTGCTCCGGCACCCAGTGGAGGGCGGCGTTCGAGAAGATCAGGTCCCAAGGTGCCTCCCCGGTCCGCGCGGCGGCAAACTGGAGGATCTCGTTCTTCTCGAAGCGCAGGCCATCTGCCGCGTGGGCCCGGCTCTCGGCCAGCATGGCCGCGGAGCTGTCGATCCCGAGCGTCTCGCGGGCCCCAAGATGCCGGTGAAGTCTGCGGGTCAGCTCGCCGGTGCCGCAGCCCAGGTCCACCACCCGCATCCCGGGCTGGGGCCGCACCAGGTTCAAGAGGTCGAAAAAGGGCTGGCTGCGCTCCTCGTGGAAGCGGTTGTACTGCCTAGGGTCCCACGCGTCCTCCGCCATTAAGAGGCCTCCCGCCCCGAAAGGCCTAGGCTAACCCAAGTCCCTTTCTTCCGCCGACCGCTCCGCGAATCGCATCGCGGGAGGGGTCCCGATGGAACGACGGTTGCGGCATCTCTAGAACGGAAGGAGGGTCCATGGACCGACGAGCCAAGGAGTTCCTGACCGCGTTCTCTCGGGCTGCACAGCTTGTCCGGCGGGTCCGGGCCTGTCCCCAACCCACACCGGCGCGACCGAATACTTCTAGGATGTGGCTCGTCTGCGCGCCATCGCGGACGGTCTGGTCCGGCGCGGATTTGGCCGCGGGCCGCCTTTGTGCGCTCGGAAAGGGTGAGGGGACCACGCCGAGGTGACGTCTCCCAACCCCAAGATACCTAGTTCGAGCCTCGAATCAGGCCCTCCGCCCGCAAGAATTCCACGGCCACGTCGGCCGGCGCGCGGTGCCCGCCGTCGACTTCTTGGTTCATGCGGCGCATGGCCGACTCCGGAATGAGTCCGGCCAAGGAAGCGAGCGCGGCCTCCAGGCCGGGATGTAGGGCGAGGCGGGCCGTGTTCGCCACCGGCACCGCGTCATAGGGGGGGAAGTACCGCCGATCATCGTCGAGCACCACGAGATCGAGGGCGTCAATAAGCCCGTCGGTGGCGCTGCCCACCACGAGGTCGACTTGGTTCTGGGCGAGGGCTTGATAGAGCAGCCCCAGATCCATCTCGCGGGGACGCAGTCCGAGGCGAAAGCCGTAGGTCTGCGATAGTCCGGACAGGCCGTCCGGACGCTCCAAGAACTCACCGAAGAGACCGACGCGCAACGTAGCGGCGTGGGGAGCGAGATCGGAGATGCGGGAGATGCCGTGAGCGCGGGCAAAGGGGCGGCGCATGACGAGGGCGAAGGTGTTGTTGAAACCGAGGGGTGGTCCCACGTTGAGGCCCATTCCTCTATACGCCTCGCGGACAGTGGCGAGCACGCGCGCGGAGTCCGCGGTGGCCGGGCGCTTCAGGATGTCGGTGAGGGCGGTGCCCGTGTATTCGACATAGACGTCAAGCTGACCGGACCTCACCGCCTCATGACAAAGGATAGTACCCCCGAGATTGAGCCGACGGTCGACGGGGAAGCCGCGCGCCTCCAGGAGGGTGGAGATCACCTGCCCCAGGATGACCTGTTCCGTGAAGTTCTTTGAGCCCACCACCACCGCTCGAGACGCGGGGCGGGCGCCGCTGGCCAGGGCCAAGCCGAGGGCCGCGGTCAAGGCCAAGGCGAGACCGGCGGCCGCGTAGGCCGGCCGTCGACTCCCCTCCACTGCGCCCAGCAGGCCGTCGGCCAGGAGCGCCAGGAGCGCGGCGGGGATGGCCCCGGCCAGGATGAGCCGGGTGTCCACGGTGGCGAGGCCACGAAAGACGTACGTTCCCAGGCCGCCCGCCCCGATCGCAGCCGCGATGGTAGCGCTGCCCACCGAGACCACGGCCGCGATGCGCACGCCGGACAGGATCACGGGCAGGGCGAGCGGGAGCTCGACCATCCGCAGCCGCTGGCCCGTGGTCATGCCCAGGCCGGTGGCGGCTTCGACCGCGGCCGGGTCCACCTGGCGGATGCCGGTGTAGGTGTTCCGCATTATGGGCAGGAGGGCGTAGAGCACGAGGGCCACCACGGCGGTGCGGGTCCCGATGCCGCCGATGAAGGGGATGGGGATCAGGAAACCGAAGAGGGCCAGGCTGGGAATGGTCTGGGCCAGGCTGGCGAAGCCCAGGAGCGGGCGGGCCAGGCGCGGAGAGCGCGTCATGGCGACGCCCAAGGGCAAGCCCAAGACGACGGCCAGGACGGTGGAGACGAGCACGAGGATCACGTGCTGGCCCGTGAGCGCGAAGAGTTCGACCCTTCGCTCCACGAGGAAGGCGAGAAATTCGGTCATGGCAGGGCCGCCCCGACGAAGTCGCGGACGAAGCCGGGTCGTGGCTCTTCGCGGATCTCGCGCGGGCTCCCGCGCTGCAGAACACGGCCGCCGTCCATGACCCCCACTTCGTCCGCCAGCCGCAGTGCCTCCGGCACGTCGTGGGTGACGAGGACCACCGTCTTCCCGAGGCGCGACTGTAGCTCGCGGAACTCGTCTTGGATGCGCCGGCGCGTGAGGGGATCGAGGGCTCCGAACGGCTCGTCCATCAGGAGGAGGGGAGGGTCGGCGGCGAGGGCTCGGGCCAGGCCCACCCGCTGGCGTTCACCGCCCGAGAGCTGGGCCGGCCGGAGCGGCGGGAAGCGAGCCGCGTCCAGGCCCACGAGGGTCAGCAGCTCGCGCGTGCGTTCCTCCTGCCGTTCCCGGGGCCAGCCGAGCAAGCGGGGGACGAGGGCCACGTTCTCGGCGACGGTCAGGTGGGGAAGCAGGCCCGTTTCCTGGATGACGTAACCGGTCCGACGCCGCAAGGCGATGGGGTCCCAGCGGGCCACGTCTTCGCCCAGCACCGAGATCCGTCCAGAATCGGGTCGCACGAGGGCGTTGATCGTCTTGAGGGCGGTCGTCTTGCCGGAGCCACTGGTCCCGAGCAGGACCAGGACCCGCCCCTGGTCCACCGCGAAGGACACGCCGTCCAGAGCGTCTACGCCCGAGGGGTAGCGCTTGCGAACGTCGACGAGCTCGACCGCGTGCATGGTGCTACCGAGAGAGGGCGGCGAGCCAGGCCCGGAAGAGTTCGTCCAGGAATGGGGCCTTGGGCGGCGGTGCCGCCAGCTCGATTTGCACGACGCCATCGCCGCGGCGCCGGAAGGCCCCGCGCAGGGTCTGCACCGTACCCCATTGTTCGCGGCGCAAGCTGTAGGAGCCGGCTCCCAGCGATCCCGTCGGCCCGGCGCAGGCCGCGCTCGCCCCCTCGGGAGTGAAACCGGGAGCGCGCCACCAGGCCGCGCGTAGGGAGACCGTGAAGTCGCCCGCCGGTGACGCGGAGAGGACGGAATCGGGCGGCGGGAGCCGGGGGCAGGCGTGGGGAGCGGTCGGCTCCCGGACCCAGCTCGGTGGGAAGGGCAGGGCCGGCGCGCCCGGGTTGGGGAGGCTGGCCGGCTCCAGCGCCGTGGGCGCCGCGGCCGTGAGCTCGGCGGTGAGCAGGGGGTCCACCTCCAGGCTCGCGAGCGAGCCTCGAAGGATCGAGCGGTTGAAAGCAACCTGCCACGCGGGGCCGACCCAGCGCGCGAGCACCTTCTCCTTGCCCAGGTCGATAAGCGCGTACTCCATCAGCAACTCCGCCGTCCGGGGGCCCGCGGAGGGGATGCCGGCCGCCACCCCGACCCGCGCTGGCCATCCCCCGATCCGGGCCGTCAGGCCGCGGGGGCCGCCCGAGGCGACGAATCCGTCAGAGCCCTGCCCGGAGAGGAGGAGCGCCTCCAGGTCGGAGAGGCTGCGGGCGGTGGCCAGGCGGTCGACATGGAGGGCGACATCGCCGGAAGGGTCGGCGGCATAGAGGCGAAGCCGGCTGGGGGCCGTGTCCTCCAGGCCATCGGGCAGCCGAAGCCGCACCCCCTTCCCCTCGGGGGACGAGAGGGGTCCGAGCTGCCGGCGATGGGCCGGGAACACCCGCTCCAGACCACTCACCTCCAGGAAGTCCTTGGCCCGGTTGATGGGGATGGCGAAGCCGACGCCGGGGCCCCGCCCCAGGCGCATGCGGATCACGCCCACCACGTAGCCCTCCTCGTCGAGCATGGGGCCCCCGCTGCTGCCCGGGCTCACGGAGGCGTCGGTCTGGATGTAGCGCGGCTCCCCCTCGTCGCTGGCACGGAGGGCAGCCACCACTCCCCGGCTGACGCTCGCCTGGGCTGGTGCGTCCTGCATCCCCGCCCTGCCCACCTCGACCGCGCCGCCGAAGGGAAATCCCAGCACCCTCACCGGCTGGCCCGGCTCCAGAGCGTCCGAGTCCCCGAGGGGGATGAAGGGCAGGCCGGCGCCGGTGACAGAGAGGACGGCCAGATCGAGGTCGGCGTCGGCAGCGTCCACAGCGGCCTCGAACCGTCGGCCATCCGTGGGCAAGACCACCTCGATCCTCCTCACCTCAAGCTTTACCCGGACGGGGGTGCCGCGGCGGTTCAGGGTCAGCTCGGAGCCGCTCACCACGTGCTGGTTGGTGAGCAGGTGCCCGAAAGCCGAGATCAGGAAGCCACTGCCCGTCCCGATCTCGACATTAGACCTCTCTCGAGACTGCTTCCAGCCCTGATC is a genomic window of Vicinamibacteria bacterium containing:
- the dctP gene encoding TRAP transporter substrate-binding protein DctP, producing MHRLFPRTRLARAAALAAAGALAGATLAVRAMPGAAAQAPLIVRMATLVPEGSSWHLVLKETLEKWKTISGGRVVVRLFPGGVAGDDPDVVRKMRLETLNAGVLTEVGVAEIDKSVYALGVPLMYDSYEEVYYVLEKMQPRLEASLEAKGFIVLNWADGGWVHFFTQKPVAVPDDLRALKLFSWAGDTQAVEVWRSAGFNPVPLPSTEISTALQTGLVNALGSPPQVAVISQFFNYARNMTDLRWQLLLGATLITKSTWEKIPADLRPAMMEATREAGRRLQQEVRQSEAKDVEAMKKRGVTVVPVSPKQRAEWYKLTEAMYPKIRGQIVPAEAFDAALRYRDEYRKRGGAASR
- a CDS encoding TRAP transporter TatT component family protein, which gives rise to MKRDNPTLLAVAFTVSALALPGCSLRSIAVNSLGNALAKGGSNFASDEDPELVRDAIPFGLKTMEGLLLESPRHKGLLYATASGFTQYAYAFVQEEGDFIEAQDLARATALRTRARKLYLRALEYGLRGLEVDFPGFRDRLRADPSAALQSTRKQHVPLLYWTANAWGAAISISINDSELSADQRLAEALMKRSLELDEGYDLGSAHDFFIAYEAGRASVGGSLERARQHLERSLELSKGQRAWPYVTYAESAAVSRQDRKEFVALLQKALAVDANKATNQRLANLLAQRRARWLLSRVDELFIE
- a CDS encoding methyltransferase domain-containing protein; its protein translation is MAEDAWDPRQYNRFHEERSQPFFDLLNLVRPQPGMRVVDLGCGTGELTRRLHRHLGARETLGIDSSAAMLAESRAHAADGLRFEKNEILQFAAARTGEAPWDLIFSNAALHWVPEHDHLLRSLASLLAPGGQLAIQVPANHDHLSQTVAAQVAGEAPFREALGGYVRRSPVLPPEEYALSLDRLAYQEQQVRLQVYGHRLKSREEVVEWTKGTLLTDYQQRLSPDLFSLFQERYRERLLPALADSRPYFLPYKRILLWAKR
- a CDS encoding ABC transporter permease/substrate-binding protein, coding for MTEFLAFLVERRVELFALTGQHVILVLVSTVLAVVLGLPLGVAMTRSPRLARPLLGFASLAQTIPSLALFGFLIPIPFIGGIGTRTAVVALVLYALLPIMRNTYTGIRQVDPAAVEAATGLGMTTGQRLRMVELPLALPVILSGVRIAAVVSVGSATIAAAIGAGGLGTYVFRGLATVDTRLILAGAIPAALLALLADGLLGAVEGSRRPAYAAAGLALALTAALGLALASGARPASRAVVVGSKNFTEQVILGQVISTLLEARGFPVDRRLNLGGTILCHEAVRSGQLDVYVEYTGTALTDILKRPATADSARVLATVREAYRGMGLNVGPPLGFNNTFALVMRRPFARAHGISRISDLAPHAATLRVGLFGEFLERPDGLSGLSQTYGFRLGLRPREMDLGLLYQALAQNQVDLVVGSATDGLIDALDLVVLDDDRRYFPPYDAVPVANTARLALHPGLEAALASLAGLIPESAMRRMNQEVDGGHRAPADVAVEFLRAEGLIRGSN
- a CDS encoding ATP-binding cassette domain-containing protein, producing MHAVELVDVRKRYPSGVDALDGVSFAVDQGRVLVLLGTSGSGKTTALKTINALVRPDSGRISVLGEDVARWDPIALRRRTGYVIQETGLLPHLTVAENVALVPRLLGWPRERQEERTRELLTLVGLDAARFPPLRPAQLSGGERQRVGLARALAADPPLLLMDEPFGALDPLTRRRIQDEFRELQSRLGKTVVLVTHDVPEALRLADEVGVMDGGRVLQRGSPREIREEPRPGFVRDFVGAALP
- a CDS encoding trypsin-like peptidase domain-containing protein translates to MKTAGLSVLLLALTRTAAAGVAAAPEEATVFIRVIGEVREEYDQGWKQSRERSNVEIGTGSGFLISAFGHLLTNQHVVSGSELTLNRRGTPVRVKLEVRRIEVVLPTDGRRFEAAVDAADADLDLAVLSVTGAGLPFIPLGDSDALEPGQPVRVLGFPFGGAVEVGRAGMQDAPAQASVSRGVVAALRASDEGEPRYIQTDASVSPGSSGGPMLDEEGYVVGVIRMRLGRGPGVGFAIPINRAKDFLEVSGLERVFPAHRRQLGPLSSPEGKGVRLRLPDGLEDTAPSRLRLYAADPSGDVALHVDRLATARSLSDLEALLLSGQGSDGFVASGGPRGLTARIGGWPARVGVAAGIPSAGPRTAELLMEYALIDLGKEKVLARWVGPAWQVAFNRSILRGSLASLEVDPLLTAELTAAAPTALEPASLPNPGAPALPFPPSWVREPTAPHACPRLPPPDSVLSASPAGDFTVSLRAAWWRAPGFTPEGASAACAGPTGSLGAGSYSLRREQWGTVQTLRGAFRRRGDGVVQIELAAPPPKAPFLDELFRAWLAALSR